A section of the Malus sylvestris chromosome 17, drMalSylv7.2, whole genome shotgun sequence genome encodes:
- the LOC126609642 gene encoding uncharacterized protein LOC126609642, whose translation MDFFKVKKFRKAHKPDPENVSEDSPVPQPEEPNKKNSGDDFGKSANADPVAEAEDDDDDFIIEEVKRKLKELRRNSFMELIPEEESLPEEEEEEEAGETSSNEWRDVEAEGQLRWCGFVAVYDKYWERMLFFEQMSAQHLSGTGIQTPTAPSPRSASKKLTSPFHCLSLKKIEETETEHLQPPDDDPYQDIDTSYVGQICLSWEALHCQYTQLNQLIACQPENPNSYNHSAQQFQQFQVLLQRYIENEPFEEGHRAEIYARTQRLLPNLLRVPNIQGPIQKGKEEEESDSSVHAPDLIKIIETSILTFQLFLKMDKKKPSSVLNLFGNQNQAATPLQQIQTSLQKKWMKLKELHKKRKGWKKKLWPQSQEDVQLLFSLIDAKVLSRTLRMVRISKEQLFWCEEKMKKLDLVDGKLWRDPSPTLFPCQ comes from the exons ATGGATTTCTTCAAAGTTAAGAAGTTTAGAAAAGCACACAAACCAGACCCAGAAAATGTGTCGGAGGACAGTCCCGTGCCACAGCCGGAGGAACCCAACAAGAAGAATAGTGGTGATGATTTTGGTAAGTCGGCCAATGCTGATCCTGTGGCCGAGGCTGAGGACGATGATGATGATTTCATAATTGAGGAGGTCAAGCGGAAGTTAAAAGAATTGAGAAGGAACAGCTTTATGGAGCTGATTCCGGAAGAAGAGTCATTAcccgaagaggaagaagaagaagaagccggTGAGACAAGCTCTAATGAGTGGAGGGATGTAGAAGCAGAAGGCCAGCTACGGTGGTGTGGCTTTGTTGCCGTATATGACAAATACTGGGAAAGGATGTTGTTCTTTGAGCAGATGAGTGCGCAGCATCTTAGTGGAACTG GCATCCAAACACCCACGGCTCCATCACCGCGATCTGCATCTAAGAAGCTTACCTCCCCTTTTCACTGTCTTTCTTTAAAGAAGATTGAAGAGACTGAGACTGAGCACCTTCAGCCGCCTGATGATGATCCTTACCAGGATATCGACACATCATATGTAGGTCAAATTTGCTTGTCTTGGGAGGCACTGCACTGTCAGTACACTCAGCTAAACCAGCTAATTGCATGCCAACCTGAAAATCCCAACAGTTACAACCACAGTGCTCAACAATTTCAACAGTTCCAGGTTTTACTACAACGGTATATCGAAAATGAACCCTTTGAGGAGGGCCACAGGGCCGAAATTTACGCTCGCACTCAAAGACTTCTTCCTAATTTACTCCGGGTGCCTAATATACAAG GTCCAATACAAAAaggaaaggaggaagaagaatcaGATTCGTCGGTGCATGCTCCTGATCTCATCAAGATTATTGAAACCTCAATCCTTACTTTTCAGCTTTTCCTGAAGATGGATAAGAAAAAACCGAGCTCTGTTCTTAACTTGTTTGGGAATCAAAACCAGGCTGCCACCCCACTTCAGCAGATTCAAACTTCTCTCCAGAAG AAATGGATGAAGTTAAAGGAACTGCACAAAAAGAGGAAAggttggaagaagaaattgtGGCCGCAATCACAGGAAGATGTTCAGCTTTTGTTCAGCCTCATTGACGCCAAGGTTTTGTCAAGAACCCTCCGGATGGTGAGAATAAGTAAAGAGCAGCTGTTTTGGTGCgaggaaaagatgaaaaaactCGACTTAGTTGATGGCAAGTTGTGGAGAGACCCGTCTCCCACCCTGTTCCCCTGTCAATAG
- the LOC126612211 gene encoding uncharacterized protein LOC126612211 — translation MASDDEIEKTQEERKRMEKQLASLTSVTFDTDLYGGTDKGAYVSSIPVNDDDDNAEAMDNEIARRMAASYTAPKSVLNERPRGGDADEDLGFKKPQRIIDREDDYRQRRLNRIISPERHDPFASGEKTPDPSVRTYADVMREEALKREKDETLKLIAKKMKEKEEAPPEKEDKPAAAEAVPQKRRNRWDQSQDGDGGGKKAKTSDWDLPDTTPGKWDATPTPGRVSDSTPSLGRRNRWDETPTPGRVADSDATPAGAVTPGATPAGMAWDATPKLPGMATPTPKRQRSRWDETPASMGSATPMAGATPAAAYTPGVTPVGGVELATPTPGAINVRGAITPEQYNLLRWEKDIEERNRPLTDEELDAMFPQEGYKVLDPPSSYVPIRTPARKLLATPTPMGTPMYSIPEENRGQQFDVPKELPGGLPFMKPEDYQYFGALLNEDEEEELSPDEQKERKIMKLLLKVKNGTPQQRKTALRQLTDKAREFGAGPLFNRILPLLMQPTLEDQERHLLVKVIDRVLYKLDELVRPYVHKILVVIEPLLIDEDYYARVEGREIISNLSKAAGLATMIAAMRPDIDNIDEYVRNTTARAFSVVASALGIPALLPFLKAVCQSKKSWQARHTGIKIVQQIAILIGCAVLPHLRSLVEIIENGLSDENQKVRTITALSLAALAEAAAPYGIESFDSVLKPLWKGIRSHRGKVLAAFLKAIGFIIPLMDAMYASYYTKEVMVVLIREFQSPDEEMKKIVLKVVKQCVSTEGVEPEYIRSDILPEFFKNFWVRRMALDRRNYRQLVETTVEIANKVGVADIVGRIVEDLKDESEPYRRMVMETIEKVVVNLGASDIDARLEELLIDGILYAFQEQTSDDANVMLNGFGAVVNSLGLRVKPYLPQICGTIKWRLNNKSAKVRQQAADLISRIAVVMKQCQEEQLMGHLGVVLYEYLGEEYPEVLGSILGALKAIVNVIGMTKMTPPIKDLLPRLTPILKNRHEKVQENCIDLVGRIADRGAEFVPAREWMRICFELLEMLKAHKKGIRRATVNTFGYIAKAIGPQDVLATLLNNLKVQERQNRVCTTVAIAIVAETCSPFTVLPALMNEYRVPELNVQNGVLKSLSFLFEYIGEMGKDYIYAVTPLLEDALMDRDLVHRQTAASAVKHMALGVAGLGCEDALVHLLNYVWPNIFETSPHVINAVMEAIEGMRVALGAAVVLNYCLQGLFHPARKVREVYWKIYNSLYIGAQDALVASYPMLEDEEHNVYTRPELMMFV, via the coding sequence atggCATCCGACGACGAGATAGAGAAGACgcaggaagagaggaagaggatggaGAAGCAATTGGCCTCCCTCACCTCCGTCACCTTCGACACAGACCTCTACGGCGGCACCGACAAGGGCGCATACGTCTCGTCGATCCCTGTGAACGACGACGATGACAACGCGGAGGCCATGGACAACGAGATTGCTCGGAGGATGGCGGCGTCGTACACGGCGCCCAAGTCGGTGTTGAACGAGAGGCCGAGAGGCGGCGACGCCGATGAGGATTTGGGGTTCAAGAAGCCGCAGAGGATTATCGATCGGGAGGATGATTATCGACAGCGGAGGTTGAACCGGATCATATCGCCTGAGCGGCACGACCCGTTTGCGTCCGGGGAGAAGACTCCGGACCCGTCGGTGAGGACTTATGCCGATGTGATGAGGGAGGAAGCCCTGAAGAGGGAGAAGGATGAGACTCTGAAGCTTATTGCTAAGAAgatgaaggagaaagaggagGCGCCGCCGGAAAAGGAGGATAAGCCTGCTGCTGCTGAGGCGGTGCCTCAAAAGAGGAGGAATCGGTGGGACCAGTCTCAGGATGGTGATGGTGGAGGCAAGAAGGCAAAAACGTCGGATTGGGACTTGCCGGATACGACGCCAGGAAAGTGGGACGCAACTCCGACGCCAGGGAGGGTTTCGGATTCGACTCCATCACTGGGGAGGAGGAACCGCTGGGATGAGACACCCACTCCGGGGCGGGTGGCAGATTCGGATGCTACTCCAGCTGGTGCTGTCACTCCCGGTGCCACCCCTGCTGGGATGGCTTGGGATGCGACTCCGAAGCTTCCTGGGATGGCCACACCGACACCGAAACGGCAGAGGTCAAGGTGGGATGAGACCCCTGCCTCAATGGGCAGTGCGACCCCAATGGCTGGGGCAACCCCTGCTGCTGCCTATACACCTGGTGTGACCCCTGTAGGTGGAGTTGAACTTGCTACCCCAACCCCCGGGGCTATTAATGTGAGGGGAGCCATTACGCCAGAGCAGTATAATCTATTGAGGTGGGAGAAGGATATTGAAGAGAGGAATAGACCATTGACTGATGAAGAGCTGGATGCTATGTTTCCTCAAGAAGGGTATAAAGTTTTGGACCCACCGTCTTCTTATGTGCCGATTAGGACTCCGGCGAGGAAACTTCTTGCTACCCCCACTCCAATGGGGACTCCTATGTATTCTATTCCGGAAGAGAATCGTGGGCAGCAGTTTGATGTGCCTAAGGAGTTGCCTGGTGGGTTACCGTTTATGAAGCCTGAAGACTATCAATACTTTGGGGCATTGCTGAATgaagatgaggaggaggaaTTGTCCCCTGATGAGCAGAAAGAGCGGAAGATTATGAAGCTTCTGCTTAAAGTTAAGAATGGAACACCACAGCAGAGAAAGACAGCATTGAGGCAGCTTACTGATAAGGCTCGTGAGTTTGGTGCTGGCCCCTTGTTTAACCGCATTTTGCCTCTGCTTATGCAACCCACTTTGGAAGACCAAGAGAGGCATCTTTTGGTTAAGGTTATTGATCGAGTGCTTTATAAATTGGATGAGTTGGTACGTCCTTATGTGCATAAGATTCTTGTTGTTATTGAACCTTTGTTGATTGATGAAGACTATTATGCGCGTGTTGAAGGGAGAGAAATTATCTCCAATCTTAGTAAAGCAGCTGGTTTGGCCACTATGATTGCAGCCATGCGTCCGGATATTGATAACATTGATGAATATGTTAGGAACACTACTGCCAGAGCTTTTAGTGTTGTTGCTTCTGCGCTTGGTATACCTGCACTGTTGCCCTTTTTGAAAGCTGTGTGTCAGAGCAAGAAGTCGTGGCAAGCACGGCACACTGGAATCAAGATTGTTCAGCAGATTGCCATTTTGATCGGGTGTGCTGTACTTCCCCACTTGAGGTCCCTTGTGGAAATTATAGAGAATGGTCTGAGCGATGAAAATCAGAAGGTTCGGACAATTACTGCTCTATCTCTTGCTGCTCTTGCTGAGGCAGCTGCCCCATACGGTATTGAGAGCTTTGACTCTGTGTTGAAGCCATTGTGGAAGGGTATTAGGTCTCACCGTGGTAAGGTTTTGGCTGCCTTCTTGAAGGCAATTGGTTTTATTATTCCCCTTATGGATGCAATGTATGCAAGTTACTATACAAAGGAAGTGATGGTTGTTTTGATTAGAGAGTTTCAGTCTCCTGAtgaagagatgaagaaaattgTGCTCAAAGTTGTCAAACAGTGTGTGAGTACAGAAGGTGTAGAGCCGGAGTATATAAGAAGTGATATTCTTCCTGAGTTCTTTAAAAACTTTTGGGTTAGAAGGATGGCTTTGGATAGGAGAAACTACAGGCAATTGGTGGAAACAACTGTAGAGATAGCAAACAAAGTGGGTGTTGCTGATATAGTTGGGAGAATTGTTGAGGATCTCAAAGATGAGAGTGAACCGTATAGGAGAATGGTTATGGAGACAATCGAGAAGGTGGTTGTGAACTTGGGTGCATCTGACATTGATGCTCGGTTGGAGGAGCTTCTCATTGATGGTATCCTTTATGCTTTCCAAGAGCAGACCAGTGATGATGCAAATGTGATGCTGAATGGTTTTGGTGCAGTTGTGAATTCTCTTGGTCTGAGGGTGAAACCTTACCTTCCTCAGATTTGTGGTACCATTAAGTGGCGTTTGAATAACAAGAGTGCAAAGGTCAGACAGCAAGCTGCAGATCTTATTTCGAGAATTGCTGTTGTCATGAAGCAGTGCCAAGAGGAGCAACTGATGGGTCATCTTGGTGTTGTCTTGTATGAGTATTTGGGAGAAGAGTATCCAGAAGTTTTGGGATCAATTCTAGGAGCGCTGAAGGCAATTGTGAATGTTATTGGTATGACAAAGATGACTCCTCCTATAAAGGATTTGCTTCCCAGGTTGACTCCAATTTTGAAGAATAGGCATGAGAAAGTCCAGGAGAACTGTATTGACCTTGTTGGTCGTATTGCTGATCGCGGTGCTGAGTTTGTTCCAGCAAGGGAGTGGATGAGGATCTGTTTTGAGCTTCTTGAGATGCTCAAGGCTCATAAGAAGGGTATCCGGCGAGCTACAGTGAATACTTTTGGTTACATTGCCAAAGCCATTGGTCCACAAGATGTCCTCGCAACTCTATTGAACAATCTCAAAGTGCAGGAGCGTCAGAACCGTGTCTGCACCACTGTGGCAATCGCAATAGTAGCTGAAACCTGTTCGCCTTTCACAGTTCTTCCGGCCCTGATGAATGAGTATCGTGTTCCAGAGCTTAATGTGCAGAATGGTGTTTTGAAGTCCCTCTCGTTCTTGTTTGAGTACATCGGTGAAATGGGGAAAGACTATATCTATGCAGTGACCCCGTTGCTTGAGGATGCCCTCATGGATAGAGATCTGGTTCACAGACAAACTGCCGCTTCTGCTGTAAAGCACATGGCTCTGGGAGTAGCGGGATTGGGATGCGAGGACGCTTTAGTCCACTTGCTGAACTACGTCTGGCCAAACATATTTGAGACATCCCCACACGTTATCAACGCAGTCATGGAAGCAATTGAAGGGATGAGAGTGGCATTAGGTGCTGCGGTTGTGCTCAACTACTGTCTCCAGGGGCTGTTCCATCCTGCTAGGAAGGTTAGAGAGGTGTACTGGAAGATTTACAACTCACTGTATATTGGAGCTCAAGATGCTCTTGTTGCATCGTACCCGATGCTTGAGGATGAGGAGCATAACGTATATACCAGGCCCGAGCTAATGATGTTTGTATGA